A single window of bacterium DNA harbors:
- a CDS encoding PAS domain-containing sensor histidine kinase: SRRADRDLQESRRQLSTLLGNLPGLAFRCRYDRDMPLEFVSGGALALTGYLPEQFFGDQPLTARDIIHPDDLEQVRLTIRTAVDAGRAYAHEYRIITADGAVKWVWEQGVGVADESGGTRSLEGFITDITSRVEAERTIRELNEDLERRVAARTRDLQETQEQLIASEKMAALGGLVAGLAHEINTPLGVGLTAATHLRERVRDTRRLLDQGGLKRADLDALLVDGEDAAGMIEANLSRTADLVQSFKRVSVDQCSEERRSFDLGAYLAEVVASLRPQYRRRPLRIDVDCAPGVVVDSLPGAVAQVVTNLLQNSLLHAYAPEDAGTIRITATARGDDVELTYADDGRGMDDAVRRRVFDPFFTTRRGEGGSGLGMHIVYNLVTGALGGSITCASRPGEGATFRMTFPRCPEPVATVAAGEFFR; the protein is encoded by the coding sequence AGCCGGCGCGCGGACCGCGACCTGCAGGAAAGCCGCCGCCAGTTGTCGACGCTGCTGGGGAACCTGCCCGGCCTGGCCTTCCGCTGCCGGTACGACCGCGACATGCCGTTGGAGTTCGTCAGCGGCGGCGCCCTCGCCCTGACGGGCTACCTGCCCGAGCAGTTCTTCGGCGACCAGCCCCTGACGGCCAGGGACATCATCCACCCCGACGACCTCGAACAGGTCCGGCTCACCATCCGCACCGCCGTGGATGCGGGCCGGGCGTACGCGCACGAATACCGCATCATCACCGCCGACGGCGCGGTCAAGTGGGTCTGGGAGCAGGGGGTCGGCGTCGCGGACGAGAGCGGCGGGACCAGGTCCCTGGAGGGGTTCATCACCGACATCACCAGCCGGGTCGAAGCGGAGCGGACGATCCGGGAGCTGAACGAGGATCTCGAGCGCCGGGTGGCGGCACGGACCAGGGACCTGCAGGAGACCCAGGAGCAGCTCATCGCCTCGGAGAAGATGGCGGCGCTCGGCGGGCTGGTCGCCGGCCTGGCCCACGAGATCAACACGCCGCTGGGCGTGGGGCTGACCGCGGCCACCCACCTGCGCGAGCGGGTCCGCGACACGCGACGGCTCCTGGACCAGGGCGGGCTGAAGCGCGCCGACCTCGACGCCCTGCTCGTGGACGGCGAGGACGCGGCGGGGATGATCGAGGCCAACCTGTCGCGCACCGCCGATCTGGTGCAGAGCTTCAAGCGCGTGTCGGTGGACCAGTGCAGCGAGGAGCGCCGCTCCTTCGATCTCGGCGCGTACCTGGCCGAGGTCGTGGCCAGCCTGCGCCCGCAGTACCGCCGCCGGCCGCTGCGGATCGACGTGGACTGCGCCCCCGGCGTCGTCGTGGACTCGCTGCCGGGGGCCGTGGCGCAGGTCGTCACCAACCTCCTCCAGAATTCGCTGCTGCACGCGTACGCCCCCGAGGACGCGGGAACGATCCGCATCACGGCCACGGCGCGCGGCGACGACGTGGAGCTGACGTACGCCGACGACGGCCGCGGCATGGACGACGCCGTCCGCCGCCGGGTCTTCGACCCCTTCTTCACGACGCGCCGCGGCGAGGGCGGCAGCGGGCTCGGCATGCACATCGTCTACAACCTGGTGACCGGCGCCCTCGGCGGGAGCATCACCTGCGCGAGCAGGCCCGGCGAAGGCGCGACGTTCCGGATGACGTTCCCCCGCTGCCCGGAGCCCGTGGCGACCGTCGCCGCCGGGGAATTTTTCCGATGA